In Sorghum bicolor cultivar BTx623 chromosome 8, Sorghum_bicolor_NCBIv3, whole genome shotgun sequence, one genomic interval encodes:
- the LOC8064614 gene encoding DIBOA-glucoside dioxygenase BX6, giving the protein MSTTEEAAGGYDDYDRLSELKAFDDTKAGVKGLVDAGVTTVPAIFRRHRQDVPPQVSSSSSSSSSSTVSSIPVIDLSAADADAATREHVVAQVKAAAETVGFFQLVNHGVPGELLSEMLASVRRFNEASPVTKRPYYTRDARRKLRFNSNFDLFQSPAANWRDTLFCEAAPEPPRAEELPPAVRRVFLEYGGAAREVAARVLALLSEALALAPGHLAGMGCAEGLSLVCNYYPPCPEPDLTMGCSAHSDPSFLTVLLQDAHAGGGLQALLEDRWVDVPPAVPGGALLVNVGDLLQLVSNGRFRSVEHRVVANRSRDTARVSVACFFNADIARSTRLYGPIAELVTSDDGDGDGDGAGSGRALYRSVTVPEFLAHYDKKGLDGRPALHHFLLKQ; this is encoded by the coding sequence ATGTCCACCACGGAAGAAGCCGCTGGTGGCTACGACGACTACGACCGCCTGAGCGAGCTGAAGGCGTTCGACGACACCAAGGCCGGCGTCAAGGGCCTCGTGGACGCCGGCGTCACGACCGTCCCCGCCATcttccgccgccaccgccaggaCGTGCCGCCGCAGGTATCGTcctctagcagcagcagcagcagcagcactgtTAGCTCGATCCCGGTCATCGACCTCTCGGCGGCGGACGCAGACGCAGCCACGCGGGAGCATGTGGTCGCGCAGGTGAAGGCCGCGGCGGAGACGGTGGGGTTCTTCCAGCTGGTGAACCACGGCGTCCCCGGCGAGCTCCTGTCGGAGATGCTGGCGTCGGTGAGGCGGTTCAACGAGGCGTCCCCAGTGACGAAGCGTCCCTACTACACGCGGGACGCCCGGCGGAAGCTGCGGTTCAACTCCAACTTCGACCTGTTCCAGTCGCCGGCGGCCAACTGGCGCGACACGCTCTTCTGCGAGGCGGCGCCGGAGCCGCCGCGTGCCGAGGAGCTGCCGCCCGCCGTGAGGCGCGTGTTCCTGGAGtacggcggcgcggcgcgggagGTGGCGGCGCGGGTGCTGGCGCTGCTGTCGGAGGCCCTGGCGCTGGCGCCCGGGCACCTCGCCGGGATGGGGTGCGCCGAGGGCCTCAGCCTGGTGTGCAACTACTACCCGCCGTGCCCGGAGCCGGacctcaccatggggtgcagCGCGCACTCGGACCCCAGCTTCCTGACCGTGCTGCTCCAGGACGCGCACGCGGGGGGAGGACTGCAGGCGCTGCTCGAGGACAGGTGGGTGGACGTGCCTCCGGCGGTGCCCGGCGGCGCGCTACTGGTGAACGTCGGCGACCTCCTCCAGCTGGTCAGCAACGGGCGGTTCAGGAGCGTGGAGCACCGGGTGGTGGCCAACCGGAGCAGGGACACGGCGAGGGTGTCAGTGGCGTGCTTCTTCAACGCGGACATCGCGAGGTCCACGAGGCTGTATGGACCCATCGCGGAGCTCGTCACCTcggacgacggcgacggcgacggcgatggCGCGGGAAGTGGAAGGGCGCTGTACAGGAGCGTGACGGTCCCGGAGTTCCTGGCGCACTACGACAAGAAAGGCCTCGACGGTCGCCCGGCGCTCCACCACTTCCTGCTGAAGCAATAA